In Primulina eburnea isolate SZY01 chromosome 3, ASM2296580v1, whole genome shotgun sequence, one DNA window encodes the following:
- the LOC140825338 gene encoding two-component response regulator ORR9-like yields MGMAAADAQFHVLAVDDSLIDRKLIERLLKTSSYQVTTVDSGSKALEFLGWHEDEINHLSSTSRFPKNQVVQVNLVITDYCMPGMTGYDLLRKMKESSSLRNIPVVIMSSENVPSRITRCLEEGAEEFFLKPVRLSDVSKLKPHIMKTRSWHDTEEGPEKIEKHESLSSSPTPSEYEKSEETSLQILAQSQPQPHYDQTTQSSNNNSNNKRKSMDEGLPSPERTRPRYNDLTLVSN; encoded by the exons ATGGGTATGGCCGCAGCAGATGCTCAATTTCATGTTCTTGCTGTTGATGATAGCTTGATTGACAGAAAACTTATCGAGAGATTATTGAAGACTTCTTCTTATCAAG TTACTACAGTTGATTCTGGTAGCAAAGCTTTAGAATTTCTCGGTTGGCATGAAGATGAAATCAACCACTTAAGCTCAACCTCCCGATTTCCCAAAAACCAG GTAGTGCAAGTAAACCTTGTTATTACAGACTACTGTATGCCTGGAATGACTGGCTATGATTTGCTCAGGAAAATGAAG GAATCTTCATCTCTTAGAAACATACCAGTAGTTATCATGTCATCCGAGAATGTTCCTTCAAGAATTACAag ATGCTTAGAGGAAGGAGCAGAAGAATTTTTTCTGAAGCCAGTAAGATTATCAGATGTGAGTAAGCTAAAGCCACATATtatgaaaaccagaagttggcATGATACTGAAGAAGGCCCtgaaaaaattgagaaacatgAATCACTTTCATCGTCGCCGACGCCGTCGGAGTACGAGAAATCCGAAGAAACGTCGTTACAGATATTAGCACAATCACAACCACAACCACATTATGATCAAACAACACAATCTAGTAATAACAACAGCAATAATAAGAGAAAATCAATGGATGAAGGGCTTCCATCACCGGAGAGAACAAGGCCAAGATACAATGATCTCACTCTGGTGTCAAATTAA
- the LOC140825334 gene encoding cystathionine beta-lyase, chloroplastic-like isoform X3 — MRDKEMDVSASALVDGIAECSNAEKETGDMSELSISTLLMHFANEFDPYGALSTPLYQTATFKQPSATEYGPYDYTRSGNPTRDVLEKLLAKLDKADRALCFTSGMAALSAVTHLVGTGEEIVAGDDMYGGSDRLLSQVTPKSGVVVKRVDTTNLDEVASSIGPWTKLVWLESPTNPRQQISDICKIAEIAHAHGALVLVDNSIMSPVLCQPLKLGADIVMHSATKFISGHSDLMAGILAIKGESLAKDLYFLQNAEGSGLAPFDCWLCLRGIKTMALRVEKQQENAQKIAEFLSSHPRVKKVNYAGLPDHPGRSLHYSQAKGAGSVFSFLTGSLALSKHIAERTKYFSITVSFGSVKSLISLPCFMSHASIPAAVREARGLTEDLVRISVGIEDVNDLIADLDNALRTGPA, encoded by the exons CAGAAAAGGAGACCGGGGACATGAGTGAGCTGAGTATTTCTACTCTTTTGATGCACTTTGCGAATGAATTTGATCCTTATGGCGCATTAAGCACACCTCTCTATCAAACAGCTACTTTCAAGCAG CCTTCTGCAACAGAATATGGGCCTTATGATTATACAAGAAGTGGAAATCCTACTCGAGATGTTTTGGAAAA ACTTCTTGCAAAGCTTGATAAGGCTGATCGAGCATTGTGCTTCACTAGTGGAATGGCTGCTCTGTCAGCAGTTACTCATCTTGTTGGAACTG GCGAGGAGATCGTCGCTGGTGATGACATGTATGGTGGATCTGACCGTTTGCTGTCACAAGTAACTCCTAAATCAGGGGTTGTGGTTAA GCGTGTTGATACAACTAATTTGGATGAGGTCGCGTCTTCAATTGGGCCCTGGACAAAGCTTGTGTGGTTGGAGAGTCCAACAAACCCACGACAACAAATCTCTGACATTTGT aaaattgctGAGATTGCTCATGCTCATGGGGCTCTTGTGTTGGTGGATAATAGCATCATGTCTCCCGTTTTGTGTCAACCCTTGAAACTTGGAGCTG ATATTGTGATGCACTCTGCAACTAAATTCATATCTGGTCACAGTGATCTCATGGCTGGTATACTTGCTATTAAAGGAGAAAG CTTGGCGAAAGACCTCTATTTTCTACAGAATGCGGAAGGCTCAGGGCTAGCTCCATTTGATTGTTGGCTTTGTTTAAGAGGCATTAAAACTATGGCCCTGCGGGTTGAGAAGCAACAG GAAAATGCGCAAAAAATTGCTGAATTTCTCTCCTCTCATCCGAGGGTCAAAAAGGTTAATTATGCCGGTCTTCCTGATCATCCCGGGAGATCTTTACATTACTCTCAG GCCAAGGGCGCTGGATCTGTATTCAGTTTCTTAACGGGGTCACTGGCACTTTCTAAGCATATAGCCGAAAGAACCAAATATTTCAGCATAACCGTCAGTTTTG GAAGTGTCAAGTCCCTTATAAGTTTGCCTTGCTTTATGTCTCATGCAAGCATACCAGCTGCCGTACGTGAGGCCAGAGGTTTAACTGAGGATCTTGTGCGCATCTCCGTGGGAATCGAAGATGTTAATGACTTGATTGCTGATTTAGACAATGCTCTTAGAACTGGACCAGCTTAG
- the LOC140828006 gene encoding uncharacterized protein, translating to MRQNLKIEGNEDAKNKEIGGVIEQCYDKYFVNTENWSSADFYHAVCQTVEEINKKIGSTQFRVPRISTIDHAYKKHHQGKGKLLKKEEFQKILEEVILDTGVTNIGAKDLLFYIFGVPATTLFFKQRLIPKLIPNEVFIPFVTSATVFLLAKFNKI from the exons ATGAGGCAAAATCTCAAGATAGAAG GAAATGAGGATGCAAAAAATAAGGAAATTGGAGGTGTGATAGAACAGtgctacgacaagtactttgtGAACACTGAGAATTGGAGCTCAGCTGATTTCTACCATGCGGTGTGCCAGACTGTCGA agaaattaataaaaagatTGGCAGCACGCAATTTCGGGTGCCAAGGATTTCCACAATTGATCACGCATACAAA aaacatcACCAAGGCAAAGGAAAATTGTTGAAAAaggaagaatttcagaaaattcttGAAGAAGTGATTCTTGACACAGGGGTCACAAATATTGGTGCAAAAGATTTATTATTCTACATTTTCGGAGTCCCTGCCACCACCCTCTTCTTCAAGCAACGTTTGATTCCAAAGCTTATTCCTAATGAAGTTTTCATACCTTTTGTCACTTCTGCTACTGTTTTCCTCCTTGCAAAATTTAACAAGATATAA
- the LOC140828005 gene encoding transcription factor bHLH100-like, with translation MSSNNTHQRMVDVSAHFSGFGWPLENFIGHDDYVSGEKFSDQNSDSIDLQCSPAGQDHMTGEFSKFRKSGDTTKIFKKLNHNASERDRRKKMNTMYSTLRALLPPEDQSRKLSIPATISRVLKYIPELQKEVGTLIQKKEHLISKKSKRVFQEDITIDFRKQRSRKPIRSSSSTLSATRISEQEIVLQFSMAKFEKGSISDALWCLEKEGFLVLSTSCFQAFGGRVFYNAHIQGQGSQNMDVLMLKEKVWAFYDKGEEIRLNCN, from the exons ATGTCATCAAACAACACACATCAAAGAATGGTCGACGTTTCTGCTCATTTCTCAGGTTTCGGGTGGCCGTTGGAGAATTTCATCGGCCATGACGACTACGTTTCCGGGGAAAAATTTTCCGATCAAAATTCAGACTCCATCGATCTTCAATGTTCTCCCGCAGGACAAGATCATATGACTGGAGAATTTTCGAAGTTTCGCAAATCGGGCGACACGACTAAGatcttcaagaagttgaatcaTAATGCCAGCGAAAGGGATCGCCGGAAAAAGATGAACACCATGTATTCCACTCTCCGCGCACTGCTTCCGCCGGAAGACCAGTCT AGAAAACTGAGTATTCCTGCTACAATTTCAAGAGTGCTGAAATACATCCCTGAGCTTCAGAAAGAAGTAGGGACGTTGATTCAAAAGAAAGAGCATCTCATATCAAAGAAAAGTAAAAGGGTATTTCAAGAAGATATAACCATTGATTTCAGGAAGCAGAGATCAAGAAAACCCATACGAAGTTCATCGTCAACGTTATCCGCAACACGAATAAGCGAACAAGAAATAGTTCTCCAGTTTTCGATGGCCAAATTTGAAAAGGGTTCGATTTCTGATGCTTTATGGTGTTTGGAGAAAGAAGGTTTTCTTGTGCTAAGCACTTCATGTTTTCAGGCTTTTGGAGGGAGGGTTTTCTATAATGCACATATTCAG GGACAAGGAAGTCAGAACATGGATGTCTTGATGTTGAAGGAAAAGGTTTGGGCATTTTACGACAAGGGAGAAGAAATTAGATTAAACTGTAACTAA
- the LOC140828007 gene encoding uncharacterized protein, giving the protein MDKDVTVNPKKGNKQPKIRKKQPLKVVYITNPIKFKTSASEFRSLVQELTGQDSNLPESSTKFSAEECAVGYGGVQPGNAEAAKMALEADRNTVHALEDAREIGQHNVTIHGDVSQGSDPASFWSFGGGVPQGPDLSSFGSFGYNEIYSPHMVEELQGLVDSSSSQEASHFDVFKRLGSM; this is encoded by the coding sequence ATGGACAAAGATGTCACCGTGAATCCGAAAAAGGGAAACAAGCAGCCCAAAATCAGGAAAAAGCAGCCACTTAAAGTGGTGTACATAACAAACCCTATCAAGTTCAAAACCAGCGCTTCAGAATTCAGGTCCCTAGTTCAAGAGCTCACCGGGCAAGACTCCAATCTACCCGAATCCTCCACTAAGTTTTCCGCGGAGGAGTGTGCTGTCGGCTACGGCGGCGTCCAACCGGGGAATGCTGAAGCTGCGAAAATGGCACTGGAGGCGGACAGAAATACTGTTCATGCACTCGAAGACGCGAGGGAAATAGGTCAACACAATGTCACAATTCACGGTGATGTATCACAAGGATCTGATCCAGCGTCATTCTGGTCGTTCGGCGGCGGTGTGCCACAAGGGCCGGATCTATCTTCATTCGGGTCATTTGGTTATAATGAAATTTATTCTCCACATATGGTTGAGGAATTACAAGGGCTAGTGGATTCAAGCTCGAGTCAAGAAGCATCACATTTTGATGTTTTCAAGAGGCTAGGATCCATGTAA